In the Paenibacillus pabuli genome, one interval contains:
- a CDS encoding right-handed parallel beta-helix repeat-containing protein has protein sequence MANHINFTSAYNPNVEALGGNETFDPLKMNAMFSQILGNIAAVEASVPGNIIDVRNFAPGDGSNQSAQIKAFFDSAQEGDILLFTPGHYKVVKSGWFYTFNGKAVTIRAHPGAILEVSDQGLRFENSNHIEVSGLTLRRTTQAGWAKGRTGIYVENSSNVMLQNNDISKFTDGIGVNGSTSQENPSRNVIIRNNKLHHLGEEPIAVRTNLAFVMITENDCYRYLGDGILIKATWNVFVTNNYLHTPVLSTDSDYATFTAGQQGANVPKVGGGITCNNEGGETGARSLHIHDNSVIGTAFGVGLIGFQGAFVTSNFFSNIRNSSVVSVSFLPSQYNPNDVSNHIFVIQGNYIDTISRSSPTAAIEARTNNGVEGMDIGIISDNIVIPNGNHWGIIADGNIIIKGNYIAKAGIAMDLSNGVVAANNIIQPGFVTTNPDRMVSINDDVTFTGNSISGKGTSLKIRGSNNVITANRMKYEGNWWAVHFDNANRVVENNIIKDNVLLVSSSATGRYLYGSSAFSNGKNVVIDVVKDNNGFVYQLVNELVLTGPNSTRWRVSVDANGNIKGTKV, from the coding sequence ATGGCCAATCATATTAATTTTACCTCCGCTTATAATCCAAATGTGGAGGCATTGGGTGGAAACGAAACATTTGATCCTCTTAAAATGAATGCAATGTTCAGTCAAATTCTAGGAAACATTGCAGCGGTTGAAGCTTCCGTACCTGGAAATATCATTGATGTTAGAAATTTCGCTCCAGGTGATGGGAGCAATCAATCAGCACAGATCAAAGCCTTTTTTGACTCCGCGCAGGAAGGTGATATTTTACTGTTCACACCAGGACACTACAAAGTCGTAAAATCGGGATGGTTCTATACGTTCAACGGAAAAGCGGTAACCATCAGAGCTCATCCGGGAGCCATATTGGAAGTATCCGATCAAGGTTTACGCTTTGAGAACAGTAATCATATCGAAGTAAGTGGGCTAACATTAAGGCGAACGACTCAGGCTGGATGGGCCAAAGGAAGAACAGGCATCTATGTAGAGAATTCCAGCAACGTGATGTTGCAAAATAATGATATCAGCAAATTTACGGATGGCATTGGCGTGAATGGATCAACCAGTCAAGAGAATCCTTCCCGGAATGTCATCATCAGAAACAACAAGCTGCACCACTTGGGTGAAGAGCCCATTGCGGTGAGGACCAATTTGGCCTTTGTGATGATTACCGAAAATGACTGCTACCGATACTTGGGCGATGGCATCCTTATCAAAGCAACCTGGAACGTATTTGTAACAAACAACTATCTCCATACGCCCGTACTGTCAACTGATTCTGACTATGCTACTTTTACAGCAGGCCAACAAGGGGCGAATGTGCCGAAAGTAGGCGGAGGCATTACATGTAACAATGAAGGTGGCGAGACGGGTGCCAGGAGCCTGCACATTCATGATAATAGCGTAATCGGAACGGCTTTTGGTGTGGGGCTAATTGGCTTTCAAGGCGCATTCGTCACTTCAAACTTCTTCAGTAATATTCGAAACAGTTCTGTCGTTTCTGTCTCCTTTCTCCCTTCCCAATACAACCCAAATGATGTGAGCAACCATATTTTCGTGATTCAGGGCAACTATATTGATACGATTTCGAGGTCGAGTCCTACAGCAGCCATTGAGGCAAGAACCAATAATGGGGTTGAAGGCATGGATATCGGCATTATTTCCGATAATATCGTGATTCCTAATGGCAACCATTGGGGGATCATCGCAGACGGTAACATTATAATCAAAGGCAATTATATCGCCAAAGCAGGCATTGCAATGGACTTAAGCAATGGGGTAGTCGCCGCCAACAATATCATTCAGCCTGGTTTTGTCACGACCAATCCTGACCGTATGGTCAGTATAAATGATGATGTTACATTTACGGGGAATTCAATTTCGGGTAAAGGAACATCACTTAAAATCCGAGGATCAAACAACGTTATTACGGCCAATCGCATGAAATATGAGGGGAATTGGTGGGCAGTTCACTTTGATAATGCCAATCGGGTTGTGGAAAATAACATCATCAAAGATAATGTGTTACTGGTATCGTCTAGTGCAACCGGTCGATATTTGTACGGGTCCAGTGCTTTTTCGAATGGAAAAAACGTCGTTATTGATGTCGTTAAGGACAACAATGGTTTCGTGTATCAACTGGTGAATGAACTTGTGTTGACTGGTCCCAATTCCACCCGTTGGAGAGTCAGTGTCGATGCCAATGGCAATATAAAAGGGACAAAAGTATAG
- a CDS encoding alpha-glycosidase — MLLEAMYHVPRDKWAYAYNTSTIHLRVRTKRDDVEYVTALTGDKYDWNGTYREVQLEKAASDSMFDYWEAPVKPKFKRLTYIFRITAGHENVFLADNGIHHESPYPTGGYYEFSYIHEIDVFKVPEWAKEAVFYQIMTERFANGNPALNPEGTHRWGGKPELDNYFGGDLQGVLDHLDDLTKLGVNAIYFTPLFQANSYHKYDTIDYKKVDPHFGDNDLLKKVAEECHLRGIRVMLDAVFNHCSEDFPPFQDVLRNGTKSKYVDWFHINEFPVRIKDGIPTYDTFGFYGNMPKFNTANPEVKEYLLDVAEYWIKEIKLDGWRLDVANEVDNHFWRDFRKVVKTANPEAYIVGEVWSDSLTWLMGDQFDSVMNYPFADKVLEFFCGSMDGYNFANEMGALIMRYPQQTNEVIFNMLCSHDTPRLLSRCGEDKRRLKLSVVFLFTYIGTPCIFYGDEVGISGEGDPDCRKCMEWDPAKQDRELYDFYRLMIDLRKSNEALRKGRFRFLKADHNDPCIVYERMDDHLHFTVWMNNTPDGRTLSHPMETRDWRDALTEDPVIPTDGIMNIKLDPYGYRILYRQLDPS; from the coding sequence ATGCTGCTCGAAGCGATGTATCATGTTCCCCGTGACAAGTGGGCCTATGCCTACAACACGTCTACGATTCATCTGCGTGTACGGACGAAGAGAGATGATGTAGAATATGTGACTGCACTGACTGGTGATAAGTATGATTGGAACGGGACCTACAGAGAAGTCCAACTGGAAAAAGCTGCGTCTGACAGCATGTTCGATTACTGGGAGGCTCCGGTTAAACCTAAATTCAAGCGACTTACGTATATTTTTCGCATCACGGCTGGTCATGAAAATGTATTTTTGGCTGACAATGGAATTCACCATGAATCCCCTTACCCTACGGGAGGATATTACGAATTCTCCTACATTCATGAAATTGATGTCTTTAAGGTTCCCGAATGGGCCAAAGAAGCTGTGTTTTACCAGATCATGACGGAACGGTTTGCCAACGGTAATCCGGCTCTCAACCCGGAAGGAACCCACCGCTGGGGTGGTAAGCCCGAGCTGGATAATTACTTTGGCGGAGATCTGCAAGGCGTCCTCGATCATCTGGATGATCTAACCAAACTCGGCGTAAATGCCATCTATTTTACCCCTCTGTTTCAAGCCAACTCCTACCATAAATATGACACCATTGATTATAAAAAAGTAGATCCGCATTTTGGAGATAATGATTTGCTCAAAAAAGTGGCTGAGGAATGCCATCTGCGTGGAATCCGTGTCATGCTTGATGCCGTTTTTAATCATTGCAGCGAAGATTTCCCTCCTTTTCAGGATGTGCTGAGAAATGGAACAAAATCAAAATATGTGGACTGGTTCCATATCAATGAATTCCCTGTCCGTATTAAGGATGGCATACCCACCTATGATACCTTCGGTTTTTATGGCAATATGCCGAAATTTAACACAGCCAATCCGGAAGTGAAAGAGTATCTGCTCGATGTCGCTGAATACTGGATTAAGGAAATTAAGCTCGACGGCTGGAGACTGGATGTTGCCAATGAAGTGGATAACCACTTTTGGCGTGATTTCCGCAAAGTCGTTAAAACTGCGAATCCGGAAGCCTATATTGTGGGCGAGGTTTGGAGTGATTCCCTAACATGGCTGATGGGCGACCAGTTCGATTCCGTCATGAACTACCCTTTTGCCGACAAAGTCCTTGAATTTTTCTGCGGCTCCATGGATGGCTACAATTTTGCAAATGAGATGGGGGCCCTCATTATGCGGTATCCCCAGCAAACCAACGAAGTCATCTTCAATATGTTATGCAGTCATGATACCCCACGCCTGCTCTCCAGATGCGGCGAAGACAAACGCAGATTAAAGCTGTCGGTTGTGTTCCTGTTTACCTATATCGGTACGCCGTGTATCTTCTACGGGGATGAAGTGGGCATCAGCGGTGAAGGAGATCCCGATTGCCGTAAATGTATGGAATGGGACCCTGCCAAGCAAGATCGGGAACTCTATGACTTCTACCGGCTGATGATTGATTTGCGCAAAAGCAACGAGGCACTTCGCAAAGGCCGCTTCCGCTTCCTGAAAGCTGATCACAACGATCCTTGTATCGTTTACGAACGAATGGATGACCATCTTCACTTTACCGTATGGATGAACAATACGCCGGATGGACGTACCCTCTCTCACCCTATGGAGACAAGGGACTGGAGAGATGCTCTAACCGAAGATCCGGTTATCCCCACAGATGGCATCATGAACATTAAGCTAGATCCTTACGGTTATCGAATTCTATACAGACAACTGGATCCTTCATAA
- a CDS encoding M20 family metallopeptidase gives MTHTKSQILSVIDQYASRFKEISSYIGANPELGNEEYLASARLKEELVFHGFEIEAPVLGLDTAFVGTYSAAKTGPTIALLCEYDALPEIGHACGHHLICMMSLGAAVGLKSILDEVGGTLKVFGTPAEETRGAKVPMAEAGLFDDCDIALMAHPYYAYEKSGSSLAIDAVQFEFHGKSSHAAASPHEGINALDAVIQTFNGINAFRQQVRSTVRIHGVINSGGQAANIIPDYASAQFYVRAATRKELNTLTQRVIQIAEGSALQTGCRLVTSNYETSYDEMVTNESLSAAFSENLMELGIPQDEIVTGNDHGSMDIGNVSLRCPAIHPYIRVVDEVHTLHSIEFRDLALQERALDGMILGAKALATTAYDVLTKPALLQSIRTEFEQAVR, from the coding sequence ATGACACATACCAAATCACAAATTTTGTCGGTTATTGATCAATATGCTTCCCGTTTTAAAGAGATTTCATCATACATTGGTGCCAATCCGGAACTCGGGAATGAGGAATATCTCGCTTCTGCCCGCTTAAAGGAAGAACTGGTATTTCACGGTTTCGAAATTGAGGCTCCCGTACTTGGACTGGATACGGCTTTTGTCGGGACTTACTCCGCTGCCAAAACAGGACCAACCATAGCACTGTTATGTGAATACGACGCACTTCCCGAAATTGGTCACGCTTGTGGTCATCATCTGATTTGTATGATGAGCTTGGGTGCCGCTGTCGGTCTCAAGTCCATTCTGGATGAAGTCGGTGGAACGCTTAAAGTCTTCGGGACACCCGCTGAAGAGACGCGTGGCGCCAAAGTGCCAATGGCTGAAGCAGGTCTGTTTGATGATTGTGATATCGCGCTGATGGCCCACCCTTACTACGCTTATGAGAAATCAGGCAGCTCTCTAGCCATTGATGCCGTGCAATTTGAATTCCACGGAAAATCATCTCACGCTGCGGCCAGTCCGCATGAGGGGATCAATGCTCTCGATGCCGTCATTCAAACCTTTAACGGCATTAATGCATTCCGCCAGCAAGTGAGAAGCACTGTCCGGATCCATGGCGTGATTAATAGCGGTGGTCAGGCTGCTAACATCATTCCCGACTATGCTTCTGCCCAATTTTATGTGCGCGCCGCAACAAGAAAAGAGCTCAATACACTCACGCAGCGTGTCATCCAGATTGCCGAAGGTTCGGCGCTGCAAACGGGATGTCGTCTCGTGACATCCAATTATGAAACTTCATATGATGAGATGGTAACCAATGAATCGTTATCTGCAGCGTTTAGTGAAAACCTTATGGAACTTGGTATTCCACAAGACGAGATTGTTACAGGAAATGATCATGGGTCCATGGATATCGGTAACGTATCCTTACGCTGTCCTGCAATTCATCCTTACATTCGGGTGGTTGATGAGGTTCATACCCTGCATTCCATCGAATTCCGTGATCTCGCATTACAGGAACGGGCACTGGACGGCATGATCTTGGGTGCAAAAGCTCTTGCGACAACGGCCTACGATGTGTTGACTAAGCCTGCGCTGCTGCAATCCATTCGCACAGAGTTTGAACAGGCTGTTCGATAA
- a CDS encoding ABC transporter substrate-binding protein/permease, with translation MMLLTFVVLLTAAVPSALASGTTGTSDSKKLVLGTSADFAPYEFHKVINGKDEIVGFDIAIAKEIAADLGVELVIEDMGFDGLLPALQSGRVDIVISGMTPTEDRKKSIDFSDTYYKSKQVIMVRNEDKDKYPTMAELENEKIGAQKGSIQETIGQKITGAKLTSLDKISDIVLQLQTKRINAAIVEDTVAAGYLDDMIGLAPAVPDEEQVAAAIGIRKGNTELLNAVNGTLERLKSENKIEQMVTEASQLMADREVKSPNIFEVFWQYKSFYATGVGYTLLLSALGVIFGVIIGLIICMFRMHDTAILRWIGTAYVEVIRGTPMLVQLMIIYYGLALTFGITFSPLQAGILTLSINSGAYLAEIFRAGIQGVDRGQLEAARSLGMGRGAAMRFIILPQAFKAVLPAIGNEFVTIIKESSIISVIGMVDIMYQASVVKNITYQGMNPFLIAAAIYFVLTFILSKLLGRLERKLSASDRR, from the coding sequence ATGATGCTGTTGACCTTTGTCGTTTTATTGACGGCAGCCGTTCCTTCGGCGCTGGCAAGTGGAACTACGGGCACTTCAGACAGTAAAAAATTGGTACTCGGCACAAGTGCCGACTTTGCACCATATGAATTCCATAAAGTCATTAATGGCAAGGATGAGATTGTCGGATTTGATATTGCCATTGCCAAAGAGATTGCTGCCGATTTGGGAGTAGAACTCGTAATCGAAGATATGGGTTTTGACGGCCTGCTGCCTGCCTTGCAGAGTGGCCGCGTGGATATTGTTATCTCAGGTATGACACCAACAGAGGACCGCAAGAAAAGTATCGACTTCTCGGATACCTATTATAAATCGAAACAAGTCATCATGGTTCGCAATGAGGATAAAGATAAATACCCAACCATGGCAGAACTGGAAAATGAAAAGATCGGAGCACAGAAAGGCTCGATTCAGGAAACGATCGGACAGAAGATTACTGGAGCCAAGCTGACTTCTCTTGATAAAATCTCGGACATTGTGCTTCAGCTGCAAACTAAACGCATTAACGCTGCAATTGTTGAAGATACGGTGGCCGCAGGTTATTTGGATGATATGATCGGACTTGCTCCTGCAGTTCCGGATGAAGAGCAGGTAGCAGCAGCGATCGGAATCCGCAAAGGCAATACTGAATTGCTGAATGCAGTCAATGGTACGCTTGAACGACTGAAAAGCGAAAATAAGATTGAGCAGATGGTAACTGAAGCCAGTCAATTAATGGCAGACCGTGAGGTCAAATCGCCAAATATTTTTGAAGTATTCTGGCAGTACAAAAGCTTCTATGCGACAGGCGTTGGATATACGCTCTTATTGTCTGCACTCGGCGTAATCTTCGGGGTAATTATCGGTTTGATCATTTGCATGTTCCGGATGCATGATACTGCAATTTTGCGGTGGATTGGTACGGCATATGTCGAAGTCATTCGTGGTACGCCGATGCTGGTTCAGTTGATGATTATTTATTATGGTCTGGCCCTGACATTTGGCATTACGTTCTCGCCTCTTCAGGCGGGTATCTTAACACTTTCCATCAACAGTGGTGCTTACCTTGCAGAAATCTTCCGTGCGGGAATTCAAGGGGTTGACCGCGGTCAACTCGAAGCAGCCCGTTCGCTTGGGATGGGTAGAGGCGCCGCAATGAGATTTATTATTTTGCCACAGGCTTTCAAAGCAGTGCTGCCTGCCATCGGTAATGAATTCGTAACCATCATCAAGGAATCTTCCATTATCTCGGTCATTGGTATGGTTGATATCATGTATCAGGCAAGTGTAGTCAAAAACATTACGTACCAAGGAATGAATCCGTTCCTTATTGCAGCAGCTATATACTTTGTATTGACATTCATTTTGTCCAAGCTGCTGGGTCGACTGGAAAGGAAGTTGAGTGCAAGTGATAGACGTTAG
- a CDS encoding amino acid ABC transporter ATP-binding protein: protein MIDVRQLHKSYDKNEVLKGIDVSIGKGEVVVVIGPSGSGKSTFLRCLNLLEQPTSGEINFEGVSITDRKHNINATREKMGMVFQHFNLFPHKTVEQNITIAPIKVKKQSEQEAKQIAADLLKTVGLLEKKDAYPSQLSGGQKQRIAIARALAMQPHVMLFDEPTSALDPEMVGEVLDVMKRLAEGGMTMVIVTHEMGFAREVGDRIIFMDGGVIVEEGTPDEVFGQPKHPRTRDFLGKVLS, encoded by the coding sequence GTGATAGACGTTAGACAATTACACAAATCCTACGACAAAAACGAAGTACTTAAAGGCATAGATGTCTCAATTGGCAAGGGCGAGGTCGTTGTCGTGATTGGTCCTTCAGGATCGGGTAAAAGTACATTCCTGCGCTGTCTGAACCTGTTGGAGCAGCCTACTTCCGGTGAGATTAATTTCGAAGGGGTATCCATCACGGACCGCAAACACAACATTAATGCAACTCGGGAAAAAATGGGGATGGTGTTCCAGCACTTTAATCTGTTTCCGCATAAAACCGTGGAGCAAAACATTACCATTGCCCCAATTAAGGTCAAAAAGCAGTCTGAACAGGAAGCGAAGCAGATCGCAGCAGACTTGCTCAAAACCGTTGGGTTATTGGAGAAAAAGGATGCTTATCCGAGTCAGCTGTCTGGTGGACAGAAGCAGCGGATTGCCATAGCGAGAGCCCTTGCGATGCAGCCGCATGTGATGCTGTTTGACGAGCCAACCTCTGCACTTGACCCTGAAATGGTCGGTGAAGTACTCGACGTGATGAAGCGCCTGGCTGAAGGCGGCATGACTATGGTTATCGTTACCCACGAGATGGGCTTTGCCCGTGAAGTTGGAGATCGCATCATCTTTATGGATGGCGGGGTAATCGTGGAAGAGGGGACACCTGATGAAGTATTTGGTCAGCCTAAGCATCCACGTACGCGTGACTTCCTCGGTAAAGTTTTGTCATAA
- a CDS encoding 3D domain-containing protein — translation MIKKRTIAKTAAALLTAAMLIQAVPAHADSVHVAKEGDTFYTLSKKYGVGLSTLIKANHDISPYNIYGGLKITIPGKTTNTASAAPAAKSSSEAKAITTASLDVNADEKVVQAWGKTFDYSKAVEVKATAYSSAASENGGWGAVDYFGNPLELGTIAVDPSVIPLGTKVLVTGHSHPGLPKQAFVATARDVGGAIKGKRIDIFIPGSQKSVSTFGFQDVELYILK, via the coding sequence ATGATTAAGAAGAGAACAATAGCCAAAACAGCAGCAGCCCTGCTGACAGCAGCAATGCTCATTCAGGCCGTTCCAGCTCACGCTGATTCTGTTCACGTGGCCAAAGAGGGGGATACCTTCTACACCTTGTCGAAAAAATATGGGGTTGGACTGAGCACACTTATCAAAGCTAACCATGATATTTCGCCTTACAACATTTATGGTGGTTTGAAAATTACGATCCCAGGAAAAACAACAAATACGGCCTCGGCTGCTCCAGCTGCCAAGAGCTCTTCCGAAGCAAAGGCGATCACGACAGCTAGCCTTGATGTGAATGCTGACGAGAAAGTCGTTCAAGCTTGGGGCAAAACGTTTGATTACAGTAAGGCTGTTGAAGTGAAAGCAACAGCATACTCTTCGGCCGCTTCTGAAAATGGTGGATGGGGTGCTGTAGATTACTTCGGTAATCCGCTTGAACTCGGCACGATCGCAGTAGATCCGAGTGTGATCCCACTGGGGACGAAGGTTCTTGTTACAGGTCACTCCCATCCGGGGCTGCCTAAGCAGGCATTTGTGGCTACTGCACGTGATGTCGGCGGGGCGATCAAAGGCAAACGGATTGATATTTTCATTCCTGGAAGTCAGAAGTCTGTGAGCACTTTTGGTTTTCAGGATGTTGAACTTTATATTTTAAAATAA
- a CDS encoding polysaccharide deacetylase family protein, which translates to MRIRLIAFAMLILVFLSGSYTSGQLLAKPVPESTPAAKPDLSEDEQLTLGQLRQKYADTFKTNGPSTRQVALTFDDVPDPRFTPQVLDILKKYNVKATFFIVGNRAEKHPDLVRRIVREGHIVGNHSYNHPEFSKLSLNAFRKQILHTGDIIRKLTGYTPKMIRPPYGDINEKQLQWAARQQYSIVNWNVDSLDWKGLSKEQVKQNVLSAVKPGSIILQHAGGGVGSNLSGTIGALPEIIDELRCRGFNLVTLDEMLQLPKSK; encoded by the coding sequence ATGCGTATTCGCCTCATCGCATTCGCCATGTTGATCCTTGTTTTTCTAAGCGGAAGCTATACTTCTGGGCAGCTGCTGGCTAAACCCGTTCCAGAGAGTACGCCTGCTGCAAAGCCTGACCTATCTGAAGATGAACAGCTGACGCTCGGTCAGCTAAGGCAGAAATATGCTGATACTTTCAAAACCAATGGACCTTCAACCCGACAGGTGGCATTGACTTTTGATGATGTGCCTGATCCGCGCTTCACACCGCAGGTACTGGATATTTTGAAGAAATATAATGTAAAAGCGACTTTTTTTATTGTTGGCAACCGAGCTGAGAAACATCCTGACCTCGTCAGACGGATCGTTAGGGAAGGTCACATTGTTGGAAACCATAGTTACAACCATCCTGAATTCAGTAAGCTGTCTTTAAATGCTTTTCGCAAACAAATTCTACATACCGGTGACATTATTCGTAAACTGACCGGGTACACACCGAAAATGATTCGTCCTCCATACGGAGACATTAATGAGAAACAGCTGCAATGGGCCGCAAGACAACAATACAGTATTGTTAACTGGAATGTGGATTCGCTGGATTGGAAAGGCCTAAGCAAAGAGCAGGTTAAGCAAAATGTTTTATCTGCAGTCAAGCCAGGCTCCATCATTCTTCAACATGCGGGAGGCGGCGTGGGTTCAAATCTGTCCGGTACCATTGGGGCACTTCCGGAGATTATTGATGAACTGCGGTGCAGGGGCTTCAATCTGGTGACTCTGGACGAAATGCTGCAATTGCCGAAGAGCAAATAA
- a CDS encoding PspA/IM30 family protein: MSIFKRLRDLTMSNINAIIDKAEDPIKMTDQYIRDMQEDLEDAEKAVAQQIAIEKKFKQLFEEQEALVKKREEQAHTAARAQNMDLARRALEEKKAAEVKMAEYKTSYDQNKASADNLRGKLDEMRKQLTQMKNKRETLVARYNAAKAQTEINKALNGFSSDTASAGMKRMEEKMMQMEAQAEASNEMSSKGKSLDEEFEKIGKDQAVEDELAALMKQYENKN; the protein is encoded by the coding sequence ATGTCCATTTTCAAACGTTTGCGTGATTTAACGATGTCTAACATTAATGCCATTATTGACAAGGCAGAAGATCCAATCAAAATGACGGATCAATATATCCGTGATATGCAGGAAGATCTGGAAGATGCCGAGAAGGCTGTTGCTCAACAAATCGCGATTGAGAAAAAATTCAAGCAGCTGTTCGAAGAACAGGAAGCATTGGTGAAGAAGCGTGAGGAGCAAGCTCATACCGCAGCACGTGCACAGAATATGGATCTGGCGCGCCGGGCTCTGGAAGAGAAAAAAGCTGCCGAAGTAAAAATGGCGGAATACAAAACAAGCTATGATCAAAACAAGGCTTCGGCAGACAATCTGCGCGGCAAGCTGGATGAAATGCGCAAGCAATTGACACAAATGAAAAACAAACGTGAAACGCTGGTAGCGCGCTACAACGCAGCTAAAGCACAAACCGAAATCAACAAAGCCCTAAATGGGTTCAGTTCCGACACAGCCAGTGCAGGCATGAAGCGTATGGAAGAAAAAATGATGCAAATGGAAGCACAGGCAGAAGCGAGCAACGAGATGTCGTCCAAAGGAAAATCACTTGATGAAGAGTTCGAAAAAATCGGCAAGGATCAGGCCGTTGAGGATGAACTGGCGGCACTCATGAAGCAGTACGAAAATAAAAACTAA
- a CDS encoding DUF350 domain-containing protein encodes MYLNILAMLVWTLSGSVLLFVLMYVDSLFTKYKDFAEVKAGNMAVTTRMVMKLFAQGYVLATSISTAGHLGEALLVSVVSFVILLILESVVHFMIRTWANLDLDTGIQQGKTGYGLFSGALHIVGALIIAACL; translated from the coding sequence ATGTATTTGAACATTTTGGCGATGCTGGTCTGGACATTATCTGGTTCGGTTTTGCTTTTTGTTTTGATGTATGTGGATTCATTGTTTACGAAGTATAAGGATTTTGCGGAAGTTAAGGCAGGGAACATGGCGGTTACGACACGGATGGTCATGAAGCTGTTTGCTCAAGGGTATGTGCTTGCCACTTCGATTTCGACAGCGGGTCATCTGGGTGAAGCATTACTTGTATCCGTTGTTTCGTTTGTCATCCTGCTTATTCTGGAAAGCGTTGTGCATTTTATGATTCGCACGTGGGCCAATCTGGATTTGGACACAGGAATTCAGCAAGGAAAGACAGGGTACGGCTTGTTCTCCGGTGCTTTGCACATCGTGGGCGCATTAATTATTGCAGCTTGTTTATAA
- a CDS encoding DUF4178 domain-containing protein — MSVWKRIKGILAKPEPPRAEKTMLELEPGDICEVSLVTYEVVGRVQHRARKAVVLTLQDGTTFRHLHVEERELTRYALYTPIDGRLDAPDEVPTLLDLDGRAYHLEEEYGGMVSTAGRTPYGQAGEQLVWQYQSDDNMLLRVEWQDRRFTLYEGESILPADIKVIRSS, encoded by the coding sequence ATGAGTGTATGGAAACGGATTAAAGGAATACTAGCCAAACCCGAACCACCACGAGCAGAGAAAACCATGCTGGAACTTGAACCTGGGGATATCTGTGAAGTCTCTCTCGTAACGTATGAAGTCGTCGGTCGGGTGCAGCATCGTGCGCGAAAAGCGGTGGTATTAACACTGCAGGACGGAACAACATTTAGACATCTGCATGTAGAAGAAAGAGAATTGACACGTTATGCCCTCTATACACCAATTGATGGCCGTCTTGACGCACCAGACGAAGTACCCACCTTACTTGATCTGGATGGACGCGCATATCATCTGGAGGAAGAATATGGAGGAATGGTTTCTACTGCGGGCAGGACACCTTATGGTCAGGCTGGAGAGCAATTGGTTTGGCAGTACCAGTCTGATGATAACATGCTTCTGCGTGTGGAATGGCAAGACAGAAGATTTACTCTGTATGAAGGTGAGTCCATTCTTCCTGCGGATATCAAAGTGATTCGTTCGAGCTAG
- a CDS encoding DUF4247 domain-containing protein, whose translation MKKRMALGLKLMLVLSLVMSLLSACGMPSVQDTYPLESVSGSGNTTSYVYRAADRTVPEVAQELSEQRKPDQISAENEERMFLVYQDQYYHLQQDPNKKEDTLIEVDSKEYVRQNYDSSFLQGYLTATLIGNLFDSFGGSGYGKYRGYTDRDTYKPNQGTYRAPTSNDKKAAPPITVDRKGSITRRGGDTDTSVGSGGGLFSRKKEPSTGTVERNKSGGLFNSPKSSYKKPKTRVGGGRIMRRR comes from the coding sequence ATGAAAAAGCGCATGGCACTTGGATTAAAATTAATGCTGGTCCTCAGCCTTGTCATGTCCCTGTTGTCCGCGTGCGGGATGCCTTCCGTTCAGGACACTTATCCGCTTGAGTCTGTAAGTGGCAGTGGCAATACGACATCCTATGTGTATCGGGCTGCCGACCGTACTGTTCCGGAAGTCGCCCAGGAGTTATCCGAACAGCGCAAACCGGATCAGATCTCGGCGGAAAATGAAGAGCGGATGTTCCTGGTGTATCAGGACCAGTATTATCATTTGCAGCAAGACCCGAACAAGAAGGAAGACACCTTAATTGAAGTGGATTCCAAGGAATATGTACGCCAGAATTATGATTCTTCTTTTTTACAAGGGTATTTGACTGCAACGCTTATTGGGAATTTGTTTGATTCTTTTGGCGGTAGCGGGTACGGAAAGTACAGAGGGTACACCGATCGTGATACGTACAAACCGAATCAAGGTACTTATCGTGCACCAACAAGCAATGACAAAAAAGCTGCTCCGCCAATTACGGTTGACCGAAAAGGGTCCATCACCCGGCGGGGAGGAGACACCGATACAAGTGTAGGTTCAGGCGGAGGTTTGTTTAGCCGTAAAAAGGAACCGAGCACAGGTACGGTCGAACGTAATAAGAGTGGTGGATTGTTCAATTCACCAAAGAGCTCTTATAAGAAACCCAAGACAAGGGTAGGCGGCGGACGAATCATGAGGCGAAGGTAA